In one window of Candidatus Avedoeria danica DNA:
- a CDS encoding Rdx family protein — MAEAVFTEFGLDIASYTLNPGSGGVHDIWLDDDLVFSKKAIGRQPTPEEIIDLIRPRIEAAARG; from the coding sequence GTGGCGGAGGCCGTCTTCACCGAGTTCGGCCTGGACATCGCGAGCTACACGCTCAACCCGGGCTCGGGCGGCGTGCACGACATCTGGCTCGATGACGACCTCGTCTTCTCGAAGAAGGCGATCGGCCGCCAGCCGACGCCTGAGGAGATCATCGACCTCATCCGGCCCCGGATCGAAGCCGCCGCGCGCGGTTGA
- a CDS encoding tetratricopeptide repeat protein, which translates to MNPAPSDAVRRLAERAAAALLGAPPPALSDEVAAYAAAAGAEAAVDDLDALAEATPDAAATYFVRGLALAALGRPAAACDELRYAGELDETAVAPLWRLAELEEVRDRAADAADAWDAVAERGSVDPTVFLRLGEALLDADEPTRATAAFEEGLGLAPNDGRLLAGRAAGALALDLFDDALTDALAAVQRAPNDVACWETLADVRIARREMADALGAIERLLKLAPDHVEGMRLRGDARWENGDIAGAVADYTAALAVEPTDIETLLAAAEGHLRLGDAELALARATTALAEDPLDPDANAFAARAEAALGRAHAARDRLDRAIQDSEEPASLYLARAEQHLAAGRTNLAWRDARWAIDFDEELAAAYVLRARCALDLETAAEALSDLDAAVDLNPSDGAALAWRGRARQLDGNMGGAVDDWQAALEVLPPDDPTRAEIARWRNA; encoded by the coding sequence ATGAACCCCGCTCCGTCCGACGCCGTCCGCCGACTCGCCGAACGCGCCGCCGCCGCCCTGCTCGGCGCACCCCCGCCCGCGCTGTCCGACGAGGTTGCCGCGTACGCCGCCGCTGCCGGGGCCGAGGCCGCCGTGGACGACCTCGACGCGCTGGCCGAAGCGACGCCCGACGCGGCTGCGACGTACTTCGTCCGCGGCCTCGCGCTGGCTGCGCTGGGCCGACCGGCCGCCGCGTGCGACGAACTCCGCTACGCCGGCGAGCTGGACGAAACAGCCGTTGCGCCGCTGTGGCGCCTTGCCGAGCTCGAGGAGGTCCGCGACCGAGCCGCCGATGCGGCCGACGCGTGGGACGCCGTTGCCGAGCGCGGCTCCGTCGACCCGACGGTGTTCCTTCGCCTGGGCGAGGCGCTCCTCGACGCGGACGAGCCGACGCGCGCCACGGCGGCGTTCGAGGAGGGCCTCGGGTTGGCCCCCAACGACGGCCGCCTGCTGGCCGGACGCGCCGCAGGCGCGCTGGCGCTCGACCTGTTCGACGACGCGCTCACGGACGCATTGGCCGCCGTGCAGCGCGCGCCGAACGACGTCGCGTGCTGGGAGACGCTGGCCGACGTTCGGATCGCCCGCCGCGAGATGGCCGACGCGCTGGGTGCGATCGAACGACTCCTCAAGCTCGCCCCCGACCACGTCGAGGGCATGCGACTGCGCGGCGATGCACGCTGGGAGAACGGCGACATCGCCGGCGCCGTGGCGGACTACACCGCGGCGCTGGCCGTCGAGCCGACGGACATCGAGACGCTCCTCGCCGCCGCCGAGGGCCATCTCCGGCTCGGCGACGCCGAGCTGGCGCTCGCGCGGGCGACGACCGCCCTCGCCGAAGACCCGCTCGATCCGGACGCCAACGCCTTCGCGGCGCGGGCCGAGGCCGCCCTCGGCCGCGCGCACGCCGCACGCGATCGCCTCGACCGGGCGATCCAGGACAGCGAAGAGCCGGCGTCGCTCTACCTGGCCAGGGCCGAACAACACCTCGCTGCCGGCCGGACGAACCTGGCATGGCGTGACGCCCGCTGGGCGATCGACTTCGACGAAGAGCTGGCCGCGGCGTACGTGCTGCGCGCCCGGTGCGCCCTCGACCTCGAGACGGCCGCGGAGGCCCTCTCCGACCTCGATGCCGCCGTCGACCTCAACCCGAGCGACGGCGCAGCGCTGGCCTGGCGCGGCCGCGCCCGCCAGCTCGACGGCAACATGGGCGGCGCCGTGGACGACTGGCAAGCGGCGCTCGAAGTGCTGCCGCCGGACGACCCGACGCGTGCCGAGATCGCGCGGTGGCGGAACGCGTAG
- a CDS encoding RNA polymerase sigma factor codes for MTTLAVPFPTLGKRESDPGLAYLRAMAQGEPSALEALYRLYGGRVLSYLRGQLADEGLAEEVVQDVFLAAWHASAAFRGESKVLTWLLTIAHNRAINARRRRRATIVALEPRLAGAADGSAGVGSRLDMHAALSRLPDVQRAALELVFYHGLSVVEAAAVLDVPEGTVKSRLHRAKATLRKLLDEDRHHA; via the coding sequence ATGACCACGCTCGCCGTTCCCTTCCCAACACTCGGCAAACGTGAATCCGATCCGGGCCTCGCCTACCTGCGGGCGATGGCACAGGGTGAGCCGAGCGCGCTCGAAGCGCTCTACCGCCTGTACGGGGGGCGGGTCCTTTCCTATCTGCGCGGCCAGTTGGCGGACGAAGGCCTGGCCGAGGAGGTCGTCCAAGACGTGTTCCTGGCGGCGTGGCACGCATCGGCCGCCTTCCGCGGCGAGAGCAAGGTCCTCACCTGGCTCCTGACGATCGCCCACAACCGCGCGATCAACGCCCGTCGTCGTCGTCGGGCCACGATCGTCGCCCTCGAGCCGCGCCTGGCCGGCGCCGCGGATGGTTCCGCGGGTGTCGGCAGTCGCTTGGACATGCATGCCGCGCTGAGCCGCCTGCCAGACGTGCAGCGGGCCGCCCTCGAGCTCGTCTTCTATCATGGTCTCTCCGTCGTCGAAGCGGCGGCCGTCCTCGATGTGCCCGAGGGAACCGTCAAGAGCCGTCTTCACCGCGCCAAGGCAACGCTTCGCAAGCTGCTCGACGAGGACCGGCACCATGCCTGA
- a CDS encoding carboxypeptidase regulatory-like domain-containing protein, translated as MPDRLELPWIDALAGRTGAADAARVAESLAHDPAAAEAFEGWRRLASAVRDDAAARAGGLPPLDGVLAAIRTPAAHGDGPTPLDRIGRATLRRLAAEPIDVAGAPSPVPAWVIGAAAVAAMVVFALWPTPHGPLGGVFFASLRQQNAQPPIAAAIGPTPVARLRDAAADLRRDRQGVDTGALRANAGDRPGALAALELDGADYDVPLDAVLRWPDGVRGGPGGAAGTAAARTATPRPGTARAAGAVTGPGQVAPPGGDPNGYPAPQSPSVAYPPPSPRRPAETGGEGRKPSKPPAKPPATQPPEPTLPPPTATPAATPAASTVVGHVVGDDGGGRAQVRVAAYRRDDGPIGGSWIETFTADASGRYTLTLAPGTWQLYAEAPGHRPQWWQNADRPEGGQGVELAIGQTTGADWRLAVSGDGDGLLVGEASAHAWVRAVPEGTDPATAAGPSALADGSGHFALPLPAGRWAVARADDGRDRDWRALAEVVEIVAGVSTTVSWP; from the coding sequence ATGCCTGACCGCCTCGAGCTGCCGTGGATCGACGCGCTGGCCGGCCGAACCGGTGCGGCCGATGCGGCACGCGTGGCCGAGTCGCTGGCGCACGATCCGGCCGCCGCCGAAGCGTTCGAGGGTTGGCGCCGACTGGCGTCCGCCGTCCGCGACGACGCCGCCGCGCGGGCCGGCGGGCTGCCGCCGCTGGACGGCGTGCTGGCGGCCATCCGTACGCCGGCCGCCCATGGCGATGGACCGACCCCCCTTGACCGCATCGGCCGCGCAACGCTTCGCCGCCTGGCCGCCGAGCCCATCGACGTGGCCGGTGCGCCGAGCCCGGTGCCCGCCTGGGTCATCGGCGCCGCGGCCGTGGCGGCGATGGTCGTCTTCGCCCTCTGGCCGACGCCGCACGGCCCGCTCGGCGGCGTCTTCTTCGCCTCGCTGCGCCAACAGAACGCCCAGCCGCCGATCGCCGCGGCGATCGGCCCGACACCCGTCGCCCGGCTGCGCGATGCTGCCGCCGACCTCCGACGTGACCGCCAAGGAGTGGACACCGGCGCGCTGCGGGCGAACGCCGGTGATCGGCCGGGCGCCCTCGCCGCCTTGGAACTCGATGGCGCCGACTACGACGTGCCGCTCGACGCCGTCCTGCGCTGGCCGGACGGCGTGCGCGGCGGGCCGGGTGGTGCGGCGGGTACCGCCGCCGCGCGCACCGCAACCCCGCGGCCGGGCACGGCCCGCGCCGCCGGCGCGGTCACCGGCCCGGGACAGGTCGCGCCGCCGGGCGGGGATCCGAACGGTTACCCTGCCCCGCAATCGCCGTCGGTCGCCTATCCGCCGCCCTCCCCGCGGCGCCCTGCCGAGACCGGCGGAGAGGGCCGGAAGCCGTCGAAGCCGCCGGCCAAGCCACCGGCCACCCAGCCGCCCGAGCCGACGCTCCCGCCGCCCACGGCCACACCCGCGGCGACACCCGCGGCCAGCACCGTCGTCGGCCACGTCGTCGGCGACGACGGCGGCGGCCGCGCCCAAGTGCGCGTTGCAGCGTATCGCCGCGACGACGGGCCGATCGGCGGGAGCTGGATCGAGACGTTCACGGCCGATGCCAGCGGGCGCTACACGTTGACCCTCGCTCCGGGCACGTGGCAGCTGTATGCCGAGGCGCCCGGGCACCGGCCGCAGTGGTGGCAGAACGCCGACCGGCCCGAGGGTGGGCAGGGCGTCGAGTTGGCCATCGGGCAGACAACGGGCGCGGACTGGCGGCTGGCGGTGTCCGGCGACGGCGACGGCCTCCTCGTCGGCGAGGCCAGTGCGCATGCCTGGGTCCGCGCCGTTCCGGAGGGCACGGACCCGGCGACGGCGGCGGGGCCGAGCGCGCTGGCGGATGGCAGCGGGCATTTCGCCCTGCCGCTGCCGGCGGGCCGCTGGGCGGTCGCCCGAGCGGACGATGGGCGCGACAGGGACTGGCGCGCACTGGCCGAGGTCGTCGAGATCGTCGCCGGCGTGTCGACGACCGTTTCGTGGCCGTGA
- a CDS encoding response regulator transcription factor, producing MNGSPPPTVLIVDDEAQIIDLAELYLHNEGFNVRRATSGSEAIQSLRDDPPDLVILDIMLPGMDGWEITRQIRNESALPIIMLTARGDPIDRVVGLELGADDYVVKPFHGRELVARVKAVLRRTSPADTSAAATSPDAVVTVGDVTIDPARRLVTVAGEPASLRAREFDLLLYLAQHEGLVLSRDQLLDRVWGYDFLGDSRTIDVHVAHVRKDLAPSRSVTIETVWGIGYKLIAQAPSGNDAS from the coding sequence GTGAACGGATCGCCGCCACCGACGGTCCTGATCGTCGATGACGAGGCCCAGATCATCGACCTGGCGGAGCTCTATCTGCACAACGAGGGCTTCAACGTCCGGCGAGCGACGAGCGGTTCCGAGGCGATCCAGTCGCTGCGCGACGACCCGCCCGATCTCGTCATCCTGGACATCATGCTGCCCGGCATGGACGGTTGGGAGATCACCCGTCAGATCCGCAACGAGAGCGCCCTGCCGATCATCATGCTGACCGCACGCGGCGATCCGATCGATCGCGTCGTCGGCCTCGAGCTCGGTGCCGATGACTACGTCGTCAAGCCGTTCCACGGCCGCGAGCTCGTGGCGCGCGTGAAGGCCGTGCTCCGCCGCACGTCGCCGGCCGACACATCTGCCGCGGCCACCAGCCCGGACGCGGTCGTGACGGTCGGCGATGTGACGATCGATCCGGCACGGAGGTTGGTGACCGTGGCCGGCGAGCCGGCATCGCTGCGGGCGCGCGAGTTCGACCTGCTCCTCTACCTGGCCCAGCACGAGGGGCTCGTCCTGTCGCGCGATCAGCTGCTCGACCGCGTCTGGGGCTACGACTTCCTGGGCGACAGCCGCACGATCGACGTCCACGTCGCGCACGTGCGCAAGGACCTTGCGCCCTCGCGGTCCGTGACGATCGAGACGGTGTGGGGGATCGGCTACAAGCTGATCGCGCAAGCGCCGTCCGGGAACGACGCGTCGTAG
- a CDS encoding HAMP domain-containing histidine kinase, with product MRTLRSRLLAGYAVLVLLTVMLASGASLVLFDLQGRNRGQSEMAQLAEQLARRIAIAISEDPSGDASAVLTEVVRQAPFGRPLLAQVLLVDRTGDVVAAPRRTPIVFQTTRFKPVLIGNAVRPHVGLARLADGVRVAYVAARITDLPADMPERWLIVARPSREIHGLWRTMLPSSAVVGTIALLLAGLVSWQLARGITRPVEAMTAASARLAAGDYSARVPEGTGQDEVARLARAFNRMAADVGDAHRRQREFVANVGHDLRTPLTTVRGFAEALLDGTARTDVQREQALTTISTSAGRMADLVEELLVLARLEGQEGGLELAAVAVTDLMDGAVAANAGTARARNVAVHVDVRGGDDRPLAVRADGAWLSRALSNVLDNALRYAPRGSTVRISAARESAAHTEPAARRVAISITDAGPGMPPEVAARAFERFFRADPSRAAGNSGLGLAIAREIVEAHGGSIAIETSVGHGTCVTLRLPPASL from the coding sequence ATGCGTACCCTCCGTTCGCGACTCCTGGCCGGCTACGCCGTGCTCGTGCTGCTGACCGTGATGCTGGCCAGCGGCGCTTCGCTCGTGCTGTTCGACCTGCAGGGACGAAACCGCGGACAGTCGGAAATGGCCCAGCTGGCGGAGCAGCTGGCGCGGCGCATCGCCATCGCGATCAGCGAGGACCCGAGCGGCGACGCCTCGGCCGTATTGACCGAGGTCGTGCGCCAAGCCCCGTTCGGGCGGCCGCTGCTCGCCCAGGTGCTGCTCGTCGACCGGACCGGCGACGTCGTCGCCGCGCCGCGACGGACGCCGATCGTGTTCCAGACGACGCGGTTCAAGCCTGTGCTCATCGGCAATGCGGTGCGGCCGCACGTCGGCCTTGCGCGGCTCGCGGACGGCGTGCGCGTCGCCTACGTGGCCGCTCGGATCACGGACCTGCCGGCGGACATGCCGGAGCGGTGGCTCATCGTGGCGCGCCCGTCGCGTGAAATCCACGGGCTGTGGCGGACGATGCTGCCGAGCTCAGCCGTCGTCGGGACGATCGCGCTCCTCCTGGCCGGGCTCGTCAGCTGGCAGCTCGCCCGTGGCATCACCCGCCCGGTCGAAGCGATGACGGCGGCGAGCGCCCGCCTTGCCGCCGGCGACTACAGCGCCCGCGTCCCCGAGGGCACCGGGCAGGACGAGGTCGCCCGATTGGCGCGCGCATTCAACCGCATGGCCGCCGATGTCGGCGATGCCCATCGCCGGCAGCGCGAGTTCGTGGCCAACGTCGGCCACGACCTCCGGACGCCCCTGACGACGGTGCGCGGCTTCGCCGAGGCGTTGCTCGACGGCACGGCCCGAACCGACGTTCAGCGCGAACAGGCGCTCACGACGATCAGCACCTCTGCTGGCAGGATGGCGGACCTCGTTGAGGAGCTGCTCGTGCTGGCGCGCCTCGAAGGCCAGGAAGGCGGGCTCGAGCTGGCCGCGGTGGCGGTCACCGATCTGATGGACGGGGCGGTCGCCGCAAACGCCGGCACCGCGCGCGCCCGCAACGTGGCCGTCCATGTCGACGTCCGCGGGGGCGACGACCGGCCGCTGGCGGTGCGCGCCGACGGCGCATGGCTGTCGCGGGCGCTGTCCAACGTCCTCGACAACGCGCTGCGCTACGCGCCGCGCGGCAGCACGGTCCGCATCTCGGCCGCGCGCGAGTCCGCCGCGCACACCGAGCCGGCCGCACGGCGCGTGGCGATCTCGATCACCGATGCTGGGCCGGGGATGCCCCCCGAGGTGGCGGCGCGCGCATTCGAGCGCTTCTTTCGCGCCGACCCCTCGCGCGCTGCCGGCAACAGCGGTCTCGGGCTGGCGATCGCGCGCGAGATCGTCGAGGCGCACGGCGGGTCGATCGCGATCGAGACGTCCGTCGGACATGGCACGTGCGTCACGCTCCGGCTGCCGCCGGCCTCACTCTGA